The Xanthomonas indica genome has a segment encoding these proteins:
- a CDS encoding methyltransferase domain-containing protein yields MAKLGRAPMELAADDGACRCCGATTQQRAVWPEVYAGTGQELRRCGHCAVAYLAPDFTEEALARFYAHDYRRLFPAESPWRSEARFFAWRGDQPIAQRRLQWIAPQLAAGARLLEMGSGFGAFLGVAAAARPDLDLWAIEPDLDHRARLLGDARVTFVADLQAVPDASVDAVVAFHVLEHLPDPRGFLQTLVRILTPGGRAWIEVPDVMSDWRSRNYVQPAHLSYFSGAVLQRLAVSAGLQVAQCGAHPGGGVLADNLWMAVQRPAQSCAHPLATASAEEVGRLDARLDSVRWRLRDRLRRALKRAIVRVFGPGLPGEVQRWRGRGQVREAARDALR; encoded by the coding sequence ATGGCTAAGCTCGGACGTGCGCCGATGGAACTGGCGGCCGACGATGGCGCCTGCCGCTGTTGCGGCGCCACCACGCAGCAACGCGCGGTGTGGCCGGAGGTCTACGCCGGCACCGGTCAGGAATTGCGCCGCTGCGGCCATTGTGCGGTGGCCTATCTGGCACCGGACTTCACCGAGGAGGCGCTGGCGCGATTCTACGCGCACGATTACCGCCGGCTGTTCCCGGCCGAATCGCCATGGCGCAGCGAAGCGCGCTTCTTCGCCTGGCGCGGCGACCAGCCGATCGCGCAGCGTCGGCTGCAGTGGATCGCGCCGCAGCTGGCAGCCGGCGCACGGCTGCTGGAAATGGGCTCGGGCTTCGGCGCCTTTCTCGGCGTCGCTGCGGCGGCGCGTCCGGATCTGGACCTGTGGGCGATCGAACCCGATCTCGACCACCGTGCGCGGCTGCTCGGCGACGCGCGCGTGACGTTCGTGGCGGACCTGCAGGCGGTGCCCGATGCCAGCGTCGACGCGGTGGTGGCGTTCCACGTGCTGGAGCATCTGCCCGATCCGCGTGGATTCCTGCAGACCCTGGTGCGGATCCTGACACCCGGCGGCCGCGCCTGGATCGAGGTGCCGGACGTGATGAGCGACTGGCGCTCGCGCAACTACGTGCAACCGGCGCATCTGAGCTATTTCTCCGGCGCGGTGCTGCAGCGGCTGGCGGTGAGCGCCGGGCTGCAGGTGGCGCAGTGCGGCGCGCATCCGGGCGGCGGCGTGCTGGCCGACAATCTGTGGATGGCGGTGCAGCGTCCTGCGCAGTCCTGCGCTCACCCCCTGGCGACCGCCAGCGCCGAAGAAGTGGGGCGGCTCGATGCGCGGCTGGACAGCGTGCGCTGGCGCCTGCGCGACCGCCTGCGGCGCGCCCTCAAGCGCGCGATCGTGCGCGTGTTCGGTCCTGGGTTGCCAGGCGAAGTGCAACGTTGGCGCGGGCGCGGCCAGGTGCGCGAGGCGGCGCGCGATGCGCTTCGCTGA
- a CDS encoding glycosyltransferase family 4 protein encodes MRILHVYKDFAPYHGGGGVARHIHGLAVLAAQAGHAVRVAAPAAEDPGRSDYTAVRVAATGLWPQIGWADVVHVHGARTPIAALAALLAGCRGKRVAYTPHCYYDDAPRLGKRLRKRIWDALVERALLRRADRVVLLSAYWRDYLQARRMSATRALLLPNAVLAAELPIASVESPTLAGAPALLSVGRLDAVKRLHDAIALLAQPGMEAAVLHLVGRGPDRARLEACAHAQGVAARVRFHGFVGDAEVAAMAAYADAFVLPSAMEGMPTVLIEMLLLGCPVLASDIPGNRAILQPLGLQDALYPLGDVPALAARVAALRRQRIAPQVVDAVRAGFTWEGIRPQVLALYDALISKEPVP; translated from the coding sequence ATGCGCATCCTGCACGTGTACAAGGATTTCGCGCCGTACCACGGCGGCGGCGGTGTGGCCCGGCACATCCATGGCCTGGCCGTGCTGGCGGCGCAGGCCGGGCACGCGGTGCGGGTGGCGGCGCCGGCGGCGGAAGATCCGGGCCGGTCCGATTACACCGCGGTCCGCGTCGCCGCAACCGGGTTGTGGCCGCAGATCGGCTGGGCCGACGTCGTGCACGTACACGGTGCGCGCACGCCGATCGCGGCCCTGGCGGCGCTGCTGGCGGGCTGCCGCGGCAAGCGCGTGGCGTACACGCCGCACTGCTACTACGACGATGCGCCCCGCCTGGGCAAGCGTCTGCGCAAACGCATCTGGGATGCGCTGGTGGAACGTGCGCTGCTGCGCCGTGCCGATCGCGTGGTGCTGCTGTCGGCCTACTGGCGCGACTACCTGCAGGCGCGGCGGATGTCGGCCACGCGCGCGCTGCTGCTGCCCAATGCGGTGCTGGCCGCCGAACTGCCGATTGCCTCGGTGGAGTCCCCGACGCTGGCGGGCGCGCCGGCCTTGCTCTCGGTCGGACGCCTGGATGCGGTGAAACGCCTGCACGATGCGATCGCGCTGCTGGCGCAGCCGGGGATGGAGGCGGCGGTGCTGCATCTGGTCGGGCGCGGACCCGATCGCGCCCGCCTGGAGGCCTGCGCACATGCGCAAGGCGTGGCCGCACGCGTGCGCTTCCATGGTTTCGTCGGCGATGCCGAGGTGGCGGCGATGGCCGCGTATGCCGACGCCTTCGTGCTGCCATCGGCGATGGAAGGCATGCCCACGGTGCTGATCGAAATGCTGCTGCTCGGTTGCCCGGTGCTGGCCAGCGATATCCCCGGCAACCGCGCGATCCTGCAGCCATTGGGACTGCAGGACGCGCTGTATCCGCTGGGCGATGTCCCGGCGCTGGCCGCGCGCGTCGCCGCGCTGCGCCGGCAACGCATCGCGCCGCAGGTAGTGGACGCGGTGCGCGCCGGTTTCACCTGGGAAGGCATCCGGCCGCAGGTGCTGGCCCTGTACGATGCGTTGATCTCCAAGGAGCCCGTCCCTTGA
- a CDS encoding WecB/TagA/CpsF family glycosyltransferase, translating to MNPSTPRLRFFDCPLDLLAPADLLQRAQAAAAGGAPLRIEGLNVAKLIDARAQAPLRAALDEAELVHIDGSGISIGLRWMGVEPPPRRAGIDLMQDLCAQAAQSGDGVYLLGARPAVVAAAAERLRAAAPGLQIVGARDGYFGEAEVPQVVAAIRASGARYLFVGISSPKKELFLQRHWPELGVAVAMGVGGSFDVLSGMLPRAPLLMQRFGMEWLFRLALEPRRLGWRYVRTNFLYLLLLLRARLSRRYRARAAVREPA from the coding sequence TTGAACCCCAGTACCCCGCGTCTGCGCTTCTTCGATTGCCCATTGGATCTGCTCGCGCCTGCCGACCTGCTGCAACGGGCGCAGGCCGCGGCCGCCGGCGGTGCGCCCTTGCGGATCGAGGGCCTGAATGTGGCCAAGCTGATCGACGCGCGCGCGCAGGCGCCGTTGCGCGCGGCGCTGGACGAGGCCGAACTGGTGCACATCGACGGCAGTGGCATCAGCATCGGCCTGCGCTGGATGGGCGTGGAGCCGCCGCCGCGGCGCGCCGGCATCGACCTGATGCAGGACCTGTGCGCGCAGGCCGCGCAGTCCGGAGACGGCGTGTATCTGCTGGGCGCGCGGCCGGCGGTGGTGGCGGCCGCGGCCGAGCGCCTGCGTGCGGCCGCGCCGGGCCTGCAGATCGTCGGCGCCCGCGACGGCTATTTCGGCGAGGCCGAGGTGCCGCAGGTGGTCGCGGCGATTCGCGCCTCCGGTGCGCGTTACCTGTTCGTCGGCATCAGCTCGCCGAAGAAGGAACTGTTCCTGCAGCGGCACTGGCCCGAACTGGGCGTGGCGGTGGCGATGGGCGTGGGCGGATCGTTCGACGTGTTGTCCGGCATGCTGCCGCGCGCGCCGCTGCTGATGCAGCGCTTCGGCATGGAATGGCTGTTCCGGCTGGCGCTGGAGCCGCGTCGCCTGGGCTGGCGCTATGTCCGCACCAACTTCCTGTACCTGTTGCTGCTGCTGCGTGCGCGGCTGAGCCGCCGCTACCGCGCGCGCGCGGCGGTCCGCGAACCGGCATGA
- a CDS encoding O-antigen ligase family protein: MSAPATGASVAGARAAQPLAVAVCLGVYLLFCLQQVVLTGRYFGVGLSLGSMAIRAFVLGVAVWAVWRHGVPAILRTPLLAILACLAALAASVLASDHPTLAFKFAVRYATALLALWAMLNLALACPRWPRAATLAALIALWWNLALGLAARLHWPPALRVSLFFHAEDSFKYLPRISGMYEHPALLAASAVVVAALVLQFWRSGAMGRVALVMALLGAVLALALTEVRNPLLPVGALLLWWAWPRRGAPRQRRRVAAVALVGLSGLAGFVLWQRYADMTSAVHESTLTAVSLGRTYLWAGAFEAWRSHPWFGLGAGVFQFLVPDYTGGRFDRGELHAHNALLAVLSETGLCGLLACLGLLYALWAPLLRSAGARGWALTWLLLLLGLGVFDFYLPFYAFSLHAALVMAVLYARLPVPTSTVQASLIGAPRSTIW, encoded by the coding sequence ATGAGCGCACCGGCGACGGGAGCGTCCGTTGCCGGCGCGCGCGCCGCGCAGCCGCTGGCGGTCGCGGTGTGCCTGGGCGTGTACCTGCTGTTCTGCCTGCAGCAGGTGGTGCTGACCGGCCGCTATTTCGGCGTGGGCCTGTCGCTGGGTTCGATGGCGATCCGCGCCTTCGTGCTGGGCGTGGCGGTCTGGGCGGTGTGGCGGCATGGCGTGCCGGCGATCCTGCGCACGCCGTTGCTGGCGATCCTGGCCTGCCTGGCGGCGCTGGCCGCGTCGGTACTGGCATCGGACCATCCCACGCTGGCGTTCAAGTTCGCCGTGCGCTACGCCACCGCCCTGCTGGCGTTGTGGGCGATGCTCAATCTCGCGCTTGCCTGCCCACGCTGGCCACGCGCGGCGACGCTGGCGGCGCTGATCGCGCTGTGGTGGAACCTGGCGCTGGGGCTGGCCGCGCGCCTGCACTGGCCGCCGGCGCTGCGCGTTTCGTTGTTCTTCCACGCCGAGGATAGTTTCAAGTACCTGCCGCGGATCTCCGGCATGTACGAACATCCGGCGTTGCTGGCGGCGAGCGCCGTCGTGGTGGCCGCGCTGGTCCTGCAGTTCTGGCGCAGTGGCGCGATGGGCCGCGTTGCGCTGGTCATGGCGCTGCTGGGCGCCGTGCTGGCGCTGGCGCTGACCGAGGTGCGCAACCCGCTGTTGCCGGTCGGCGCGCTGCTGCTGTGGTGGGCGTGGCCGCGCCGAGGCGCCCCGCGCCAACGTCGCCGCGTGGCAGCGGTCGCCCTGGTGGGTTTGTCGGGGCTGGCTGGCTTCGTGTTGTGGCAGCGCTATGCGGACATGACCAGCGCGGTGCACGAAAGCACGCTCACCGCGGTGTCGCTGGGGCGCACCTACCTGTGGGCCGGCGCGTTCGAGGCCTGGCGCAGCCACCCGTGGTTCGGACTGGGTGCCGGCGTCTTCCAGTTCCTGGTGCCGGACTACACCGGCGGCCGCTTCGATCGCGGCGAACTGCATGCGCACAATGCGTTGCTGGCGGTGCTGTCGGAGACCGGGCTGTGCGGGCTGCTGGCGTGCCTGGGCCTGCTGTATGCGTTGTGGGCGCCGCTGCTGCGCAGTGCCGGCGCACGTGGCTGGGCGTTGACCTGGCTGCTGTTGCTGCTGGGGCTGGGCGTGTTCGACTTCTACCTGCCGTTCTATGCGTTCTCGCTGCACGCGGCGCTGGTGATGGCGGTCCTGTATGCCCGCTTGCCCGTGCCCACCAGCACCGTGCAAGCATCGCTCATTGGCGCACCGCGATCCACGATTTGGTGA
- a CDS encoding methyltransferase domain-containing protein → MGLRTQADYNDPRSLSARLRARRLQRFMQMVSECHRRQGGCRVIDVGGTLGYWAHVPDAFFDQHRCSVTVVNLDPNHTHAPRPYLREHHGDGCALDFADNAFDIAHSNSVIEHVGDGARTQAFADEIRRVAPRHYVQTPNYWFPIEPHYLAPGIQFLPYAWQAELLYRIPLGRIDRPQTRTQARAFVEDIRLLTHTELARLFPDSTLVGERLCGLTKSWIAVRQ, encoded by the coding sequence ATGGGACTGCGCACGCAGGCCGATTACAACGATCCACGCTCGCTCAGCGCGCGCCTGCGCGCACGGCGCCTGCAGCGCTTCATGCAGATGGTGTCCGAGTGCCATCGCCGGCAGGGCGGGTGCCGAGTGATCGACGTCGGCGGCACTCTCGGCTACTGGGCCCACGTCCCGGACGCGTTCTTCGACCAGCACCGTTGCAGCGTCACCGTGGTCAACCTCGACCCGAACCACACCCACGCACCGCGTCCGTACCTGCGCGAACACCACGGGGATGGCTGCGCCCTGGACTTCGCCGACAACGCCTTCGACATCGCCCATTCCAATTCGGTCATCGAGCACGTCGGCGATGGCGCACGCACGCAGGCCTTCGCCGACGAGATCCGGCGCGTGGCGCCGCGGCACTACGTGCAGACGCCGAACTACTGGTTCCCGATCGAGCCGCATTATCTGGCGCCGGGCATCCAGTTCCTCCCCTACGCATGGCAGGCCGAACTGCTGTACCGGATCCCGCTGGGCCGGATCGATCGGCCGCAGACCCGGACGCAGGCGCGCGCGTTCGTGGAGGACATCCGCCTGCTGACCCATACCGAGCTGGCGCGCCTGTTCCCGGACAGCACCCTGGTCGGCGAGCGCCTGTGCGGACTCACCAAATCGTGGATCGCGGTGCGCCAATGA
- the wecB gene encoding UDP-N-acetylglucosamine 2-epimerase (non-hydrolyzing), translating into MHISYVLGTRPEIIKLASLIAASVRDGLRFSIVHTNQHYAETMDRIFFDELELPRAHYNLGVGSAPHATQIGRMLCGIEPVLEHTQPDVVVVQGDTNSALAGAMAANKRGIAVAHVEAGLRSRDHSMPEEVNRVLIDRMSDYLFCPTALQAQILREEGLAAANIRVTGNTVADATLAHARTALRCSDILQRLGLQQGGYHLLTCHRRSNTDDPQHFAALMQAVAAISEDAGVPLIFPMHPRLASMGNAASARHRCLRAIGPVGYLDMLALQQGASLIMTDSGGIQEEACILQRKCLVLRTNTERPETLQVGGAELPLSLDMRGLRAAADTLLARTVAWRNPFGDGHAYRDILDTLLGTAVEQPAPQRVRHA; encoded by the coding sequence ATGCACATCAGCTACGTTCTCGGCACCCGCCCGGAGATCATCAAACTGGCCTCGCTGATCGCCGCCAGCGTGCGCGACGGCCTGCGCTTCTCGATCGTGCATACCAACCAGCACTATGCCGAGACGATGGACCGCATCTTCTTCGACGAGCTGGAGCTGCCGCGCGCGCACTACAACCTCGGGGTCGGCTCGGCGCCGCACGCCACCCAGATCGGCCGCATGCTGTGCGGCATCGAGCCGGTACTGGAACACACCCAGCCGGACGTGGTGGTGGTGCAGGGCGACACCAACAGCGCGCTCGCCGGCGCCATGGCCGCCAACAAGCGCGGCATCGCGGTGGCGCACGTGGAGGCGGGATTGCGCAGCCGCGACCACAGCATGCCGGAAGAAGTGAACCGGGTGCTGATCGACCGCATGTCCGATTACCTGTTCTGCCCCACCGCGCTGCAGGCGCAGATCCTGCGCGAGGAAGGCCTGGCGGCGGCGAACATCCGGGTCACCGGCAACACCGTGGCGGATGCGACGCTGGCGCACGCGCGCACCGCGCTGCGGTGTTCGGACATCCTGCAGCGGCTGGGCCTGCAGCAGGGCGGCTACCACCTGCTGACCTGCCACCGGCGCTCCAACACCGACGACCCGCAGCATTTCGCCGCGCTGATGCAGGCGGTGGCCGCGATCTCCGAGGACGCCGGCGTGCCGTTGATCTTCCCGATGCATCCGCGCCTGGCGAGCATGGGCAATGCCGCATCGGCGCGGCATCGCTGTCTGCGCGCGATCGGGCCGGTCGGCTACCTGGACATGCTGGCGCTGCAGCAGGGCGCGTCGCTGATCATGACCGACAGCGGCGGCATCCAGGAAGAAGCCTGCATCCTGCAGCGCAAGTGCCTGGTGCTGCGCACCAACACCGAACGCCCGGAGACCCTGCAGGTCGGCGGCGCGGAGTTGCCGTTGAGCCTGGACATGCGCGGCCTGCGTGCGGCGGCCGACACGCTGCTGGCGCGCACGGTGGCCTGGCGCAATCCGTTCGGCGACGGCCATGCCTACCGGGACATCCTGGACACGCTGCTGGGCACGGCGGTCGAACAACCCGCGCCGCAGCGCGTGCGTCACGCCTGA
- a CDS encoding undecaprenyl-phosphate glucose phosphotransferase yields MRLLGRPLPRAVTSGMVGDAMALAATLLKVADAAVIVGSGLLAYAVRAGQASLPDAPRYPYALLAGAALALLVFSQLALYRSWRLALPTMMLGRLLLGWGVVLGVLASLSFLSKTGPSFSRLWFLYWAVIGAGGLVGVRVAADRLLRWLHRHGVGTRRIAVLGPPERVEQVGARICQGPWSGLQWVPSPAAIRSGDLAALPQWLDLHGIAEVWLTWPMREEALIRESMRRLDASSVDVRWVPDIFAFGMIHHGIAEVAGMPLLELSVRPLSRTAQWLKNVTDKLLAALILLLSSPLLLVLALGVKLSGPGPVLFRQIRHGWDGRPFELWKFRSMRLHDSADAAPQTPRGDPRVTRFGAFMRRTSLDELPQFFNVLQGRMSIVGPRPHALAHNAQYQDLVPNYLQRHRVKPGITGWAQVNGLRGETDTVEKMRKRIDYDLYYIQHWSLWLDLSIIAQTGAIVLFDRDAY; encoded by the coding sequence ATGAGGCTGCTGGGCAGGCCGCTGCCGCGGGCAGTGACATCGGGCATGGTCGGCGATGCGATGGCGCTGGCGGCGACGCTGCTGAAGGTGGCCGATGCCGCGGTCATCGTCGGCAGCGGGCTGCTGGCCTATGCCGTGCGCGCGGGACAGGCCAGCCTGCCCGATGCGCCGCGCTATCCGTACGCCCTGCTGGCCGGCGCCGCGCTGGCGTTGCTGGTGTTCTCGCAACTGGCGCTGTACCGCAGCTGGCGCCTGGCGCTGCCGACGATGATGCTGGGCCGGTTGCTGCTCGGCTGGGGCGTGGTCCTGGGGGTGCTTGCGTCGCTGAGCTTCTTGAGCAAGACCGGCCCTAGCTTCTCGCGCTTGTGGTTCCTGTACTGGGCGGTGATCGGCGCAGGCGGCCTGGTCGGCGTGCGCGTGGCCGCGGACCGGCTGCTGCGCTGGCTGCATCGGCATGGCGTCGGCACCCGCCGGATCGCGGTGCTGGGGCCGCCGGAGCGGGTCGAACAGGTCGGCGCGCGGATCTGCCAGGGACCGTGGTCGGGGCTGCAGTGGGTGCCGTCGCCGGCGGCGATCCGCAGCGGCGACCTCGCCGCCCTGCCGCAGTGGCTGGATCTGCACGGCATCGCCGAGGTGTGGCTGACCTGGCCGATGCGCGAGGAGGCGCTGATCCGCGAGAGCATGCGCCGCCTCGATGCCAGCAGCGTGGACGTGCGCTGGGTGCCGGACATCTTCGCCTTCGGCATGATCCACCACGGCATTGCCGAGGTGGCGGGCATGCCGCTGCTGGAACTGTCGGTGCGGCCGCTGTCGCGCACCGCGCAATGGCTCAAGAACGTCACCGACAAGCTGCTGGCCGCGCTGATCCTGCTGCTGAGCAGCCCGTTGCTGCTGGTGCTGGCGCTGGGCGTCAAACTGTCCGGGCCGGGGCCGGTGCTGTTCCGGCAGATCCGGCACGGTTGGGACGGACGCCCCTTCGAACTGTGGAAGTTCCGCAGCATGCGCCTGCACGACAGCGCCGATGCCGCGCCGCAGACGCCCCGCGGCGACCCGCGGGTGACCCGCTTCGGCGCCTTCATGCGCCGCACCAGCCTGGACGAGCTGCCGCAGTTCTTCAACGTGCTGCAGGGGCGCATGTCCATCGTCGGGCCGCGCCCGCACGCGCTGGCACACAACGCGCAGTACCAGGATCTGGTGCCGAACTATCTGCAACGCCACCGGGTCAAGCCCGGCATCACCGGCTGGGCGCAGGTGAACGGGCTGCGCGGCGAAACCGATACGGTGGAGAAGATGCGCAAGCGCATCGACTACGACCTGTACTACATCCAGCACTGGTCGCTGTGGCTGGACCTGAGCATCATCGCGCAGACCGGCGCGATCGTGCTGTTCGATCGCGACGCGTATTGA
- a CDS encoding glycosyltransferase, with protein sequence MRVLHVYKTALPDSTGGIEQVVHTLAQHAQARGAHCDVLALCGDAAQAGTRIHAGYTLHRLQRIAEVASMPVSLGLVRRYAQLARRADLIHYHFPWPFMDVLHFAASAGTPSVLTYHSDIVRQRQLLRLYRPLQRRFLRSVGRIVATSPNYLASSAVLAEHRAKVSVIPIGLDDAPAHAASAQRVEAWRARLGPRFLLFVGVLRYYKGLRVLLQAAQGLQIPIAIAGDGPEAAALRAQAQALGLSHVHFLGHVDEADKHALLAACAALVFPSHLRSEAFGISLLEAAMHAKPMISCEIGTGTSFVNVAGETGLVVPPGDPLALRDAMRYLWDHPQIAAAYGGHAEARYRRLFTADGMVDAYLALYRDVCGARGTADGEQG encoded by the coding sequence ATGCGCGTTCTGCATGTCTACAAGACCGCCCTGCCCGACTCCACCGGCGGGATCGAGCAGGTGGTGCATACGCTGGCGCAGCACGCCCAGGCACGCGGGGCGCACTGCGACGTGCTGGCACTGTGCGGCGATGCTGCGCAGGCCGGCACCCGGATCCATGCCGGCTACACGCTGCATCGGCTGCAGCGCATCGCCGAGGTCGCGTCCATGCCGGTTTCGCTCGGCCTGGTACGGCGCTACGCACAACTGGCGCGCCGTGCCGACCTGATCCATTACCACTTCCCGTGGCCGTTCATGGATGTCCTGCACTTCGCCGCCTCGGCGGGCACCCCGTCGGTGCTCACCTATCATTCGGACATCGTGCGGCAACGGCAGTTGCTGCGCCTGTACCGGCCATTGCAGCGGCGCTTCCTGCGCAGCGTCGGCCGCATCGTCGCCACCTCGCCGAACTACCTGGCCAGCAGCGCGGTGCTGGCCGAGCACCGCGCCAAGGTCAGCGTCATTCCCATCGGCCTGGATGACGCGCCAGCACACGCAGCGTCGGCGCAGCGGGTGGAGGCCTGGCGCGCGCGGCTGGGCCCGCGCTTCCTGTTGTTCGTGGGGGTACTGCGCTACTACAAGGGACTGCGCGTCCTGCTGCAGGCGGCGCAGGGCCTGCAGATCCCGATCGCGATCGCGGGCGACGGCCCGGAGGCGGCCGCCCTGCGCGCGCAGGCACAGGCGCTGGGGCTGTCCCACGTGCACTTTCTCGGCCACGTGGACGAAGCCGACAAGCATGCGCTGCTCGCCGCCTGCGCGGCGCTGGTGTTCCCCTCGCATCTGCGCTCCGAAGCGTTCGGGATCTCCTTGCTGGAAGCGGCGATGCACGCCAAGCCGATGATCTCCTGCGAGATCGGCACCGGCACCAGTTTCGTCAACGTCGCCGGCGAGACCGGCCTGGTGGTGCCGCCGGGCGATCCGCTGGCCTTGCGCGACGCGATGCGCTATCTGTGGGACCATCCACAGATCGCCGCGGCCTACGGGGGGCACGCGGAAGCGCGATACCGGCGGTTGTTCACCGCCGATGGCATGGTCGACGCCTATCTGGCGCTGTACCGCGATGTCTGCGGCGCGCGCGGGACGGCAGACGGGGAACAGGGATGA
- a CDS encoding glycosyltransferase family 1 protein: MHVILATESIRYPLTGVGRYTQELATQLAALPQIASLRFLHGRHLRQDLPAPGPAPTLVPWLRDRLSGIRPAVDVYRRLHNAARSRALRGQAPALFHGCNYYLPAFDGPCVATFHDVSIYRWAECHRADRVRYMRKELALSLRRAQLILTVSEFSRQEIAAQFDWPLARIRAIPLAGNAAFRPHRAEELQAPLQALGLQADGYTLFLGTIEPRKNLQTLLQAYAALPAALRTRWPLVVAGHPGWHSEALHQRMAQAQRDGWLRYLGYVEETRLPALVAGARLFVFPSLYEGFGLPVLEAMGSGTAVLCSNAAALPEVAGDAAALFDPGDTDALIGLLARGLDDAAWRTTLSAAGRRRAAEFDWRICAARTADAYRDAMRA, translated from the coding sequence ATGCACGTAATCCTGGCGACGGAGTCGATCCGGTATCCGCTGACCGGCGTCGGCCGCTACACACAGGAACTGGCCACGCAGCTGGCGGCCCTGCCGCAGATCGCGTCGCTGCGCTTCCTGCATGGCCGGCACCTGCGCCAGGACCTGCCGGCACCGGGCCCGGCGCCGACGCTGGTGCCGTGGCTGCGCGACCGGCTGTCAGGCATCCGGCCGGCCGTCGACGTGTACCGGCGGCTGCACAACGCGGCCAGGTCGCGCGCGCTGCGCGGCCAGGCGCCGGCCCTGTTCCATGGCTGCAACTACTATCTGCCGGCGTTCGACGGCCCCTGCGTCGCCACCTTCCACGACGTCTCGATCTATCGCTGGGCCGAGTGCCATCGGGCCGACCGGGTGCGCTACATGCGCAAGGAACTCGCGCTGTCGCTGCGCCGCGCACAGTTGATCCTGACTGTCTCGGAATTCTCGCGGCAGGAAATCGCCGCGCAATTCGACTGGCCGCTGGCACGCATCCGCGCCATTCCGCTGGCCGGCAATGCGGCCTTCCGCCCGCACCGCGCGGAGGAACTGCAGGCGCCGCTGCAGGCGCTGGGCCTGCAGGCCGACGGCTACACGCTGTTCCTGGGCACGATCGAGCCACGCAAGAACCTGCAGACGCTGCTGCAGGCCTATGCCGCGCTGCCGGCGGCGCTGCGCACACGCTGGCCGCTGGTGGTGGCCGGCCATCCCGGCTGGCACAGCGAGGCACTGCACCAGCGCATGGCGCAGGCGCAACGCGACGGCTGGCTGCGTTACCTGGGCTATGTGGAGGAGACGCGGCTGCCGGCGCTGGTCGCCGGCGCACGGCTGTTCGTGTTCCCGTCGCTCTACGAGGGGTTCGGCCTGCCGGTACTGGAAGCGATGGGCAGCGGCACAGCGGTGCTGTGTTCCAATGCGGCGGCGCTGCCCGAGGTCGCCGGCGACGCAGCGGCGCTGTTCGATCCCGGCGATACCGATGCGCTGATCGGCTTGCTCGCGCGCGGCCTGGACGATGCGGCGTGGCGCACGACGCTCAGCGCAGCCGGGCGCCGTCGTGCTGCGGAATTCGATTGGCGCATCTGCGCCGCGCGCACCGCCGACGCCTATCGCGACGCGATGCGCGCATGA